Proteins encoded by one window of Catharus ustulatus isolate bCatUst1 chromosome Z, bCatUst1.pri.v2, whole genome shotgun sequence:
- the ACO1 gene encoding cytoplasmic aconitate hydratase isoform X1, with protein MSPRASFSPSEQPQLSRPLLVRLVLQPLRHLRRPSSDSEGHQQSLTTMSNPFVRIVEPLDPKQPLKKFFNLSKLEDVRYARLPFSIRVLLEAAIRNCDEFLVKKGDVENILNWKVMQHKNVEVPFKPARVILQDFTGVPAVVDFAAMRDAVKKLGGDPEKINPICPADLVIDHSIQVDFNRQPDSLQKNQDLEFERNKERFEFLKWGSQAFKNFRIIPPGSGIIHQVNLEYLARVVMDQDGYYYPDSVVGTDSHTTMIDGLGVLGWGVGGIEAEAVMLGQPISMVLPEVVGYKLVGNPQQLVTSTDIVLTITKHLRQVGVVGKFVEFFGPGVAQLSIADRATIANMCPEYGATAAYFPVDDISIGYLIQTGRDKEKVMYTKRYLEAVGMLRDFKNSSQDPDFTQVVELDLHTVVPCCSGPKRPQDKVAVSDMKKDFETCLGAKQGFKGFQIAPDRHNSIVKFNFEGQDFELTHGSVVIAAITSCTNTSNPSVMLGAGLLAKKAVEAGLTVKPYIKTSLSPGSGVVTYYLRESGVMPYLSQLGFDVVGYGCMTCIGNSGPLPESVVEAITQGDLVAVGVLSGNRNFEGRVHPNTRANYLASPPLVIAYAIAGTIRIDFEKEPLGINASGKKIFLKDIWPTRNEIQAVERQFVIPGMFKEVYEKIETVNKAWNALDAPTDKLYTWNPKSTYIKSPPFFDGLTLALQTPKTIEDAYVLLSFGDSVTTDHISPAGNIARNSPAARYLTSRGLTPREFNSYGSRRGNDAVMARGTFANIRLVNKFIDKQGPQTIHFPSGETLDVFDAAERYKQAGHPLIVLAGKEYGAGSSRDWAAKGPFLLGVKAVLAESYERIHRSNLVGMGVIPLQYLPGEDAGTLGLTGRERYTIIIPENLKPQMNVQIKLDTGKTFHAIMRFDTDVELTYFHNGGILNYMIRKMAS; from the exons gGACACCAACAGTCTTTAACAACCATGAGCAACCCTTTTGTACGGATTGTGGAGCCACTGGACCCGAAACAGCctctgaagaaattctttaatcTGAGCAAATTGGAAGATGTGAGATATG CTCGCCTGCCATTTTCCATTCGAGTCCTCCTGGAAGCAGCTATCCGTAACTGTGATGAGTTCCTAGTAAAGAAGGGAGATGTTGAGAATATTCTCAACTGGAAAGTGATGCAACACAAGAATGTTGAAGTGCCATTTAAGCCTGCAAGAGTTATTCTGCAAGACTTCAC GGGGGTACCTGCTGTCGTTGACTTTGCTGCAATGCGTGATGCTGTGAAGAAACTTGGTGGGGACCCTGAAAAAATCAATCCTATATGTCCTGCTGATCTCGTGATCGATCACTCCATCCAGGTTGATTTTAACAGGca GCCAGACAGCTTGCAAAAAAATCAGGACCTGGAATTTGAAAGGAACAAAGAaagatttgaatttttaaag TGGGGCTCTCAAGCCTTTAAAAACTTCAGGATTATTCCACCAGGCTCTGGGATCATCCACCAAGTGAACCTGGAGTACTTGGCAAGAGTGGTGATGGATCAGGATGGCTACTACTATCCAGACAGTGTGGTGGGCACTGACTCACACACCACCATGATAGATGGCTTGGGAGTGCTTGGCTGGG GTGTGGGTGGCATTGAAGCAGAAGCAGTGATGTTGGGACAGCCGATCAGCATGGTGCTTCCTGAGGTGGTTGGCTATAAGCTGGTAGGAAACCCTCAGCAACTGGTAACATCCACTGACATTGTACTCACCATTACCAAG CATCTTCGCCAAGTCGGAGTGGTGGGTAaatttgtggagttttttggtCCTGGTGTTGCCCAGCTGTCCATTGCTGACCGAGCCACCATTGCCAATATGTGTCCAGAGTATGGAGCAACAGCTGCCTATTTCCCAGTGGATGATATTAGCATTGGGTACCTGATACAAACGG GCCGTGACAAAGAGAAGGTTATGTACACAAAAAGGTATCTTGAGGCTGTGGGAATGCTAAGAGATTTCAAGAACTCCTCTCAGGATCCAGACTTCACACAG GTTGTTGAATTGGATCTCCATACTGTTGTACCTTGCTGCAGTGGACCAAAAAGACCTCAGGACAAAGTTGCTGTGTCAGATATGAAGAAGGACTTTGAGACTTGTCTGGGAGCCAAG CAAGGATTCAAGGGATTTCAAATTGCCCCTGACCGACACAACAGCATagtcaaatttaattttgaggGCCAGGACTTCGAGCTTACTCATGGTTCAGTAGTGATTGCTGCCATTACAAGCTGTACAAACACCAGTAATCCCTCAGTCATGTTGGGTGCAG GATTGCTTGCTAAGAAGGCTGTTGAAGCTGGTTTGACAGTGAAGCCATACATTAAAACTAGCCTGTCCCCAGGAAGCGGGGTTGTCACTTACTATCTGAGGGAGAGTGGAGTTATGCCTTACCTTTCTCAACTAGG GTTTGATGTGGTGGGTTATGGCTGTATGACATGTATTGGCAATAGTGGACCCCTACCAGAGTCTGTTGTTGAGGCCATTACACAG GGAGACCTTGTGGCAGTGGGTGTGTTGTCTGGCAATAGGAATTTTGAAGGGCGTGTGCATCCCAACACCCGTGCTAATTACCTGGCTTCCCCGCCGCTGGTGATAGCCTATGCAATTGCAGGGACCATCCGGATCGACTTTGAGAAAGAGCCTTTAG GAATAAATGCTTCGGGGAAGAAGATTTTCCTGAAAGATATCTGGCCAACAAGAAATGAGATTCAGGCTGTTGAGCGTCAGTTTGTTATTCCTGGGATGTTCAAGGAGGTCTACGAGAAAATAGAG aCAGTAAACAAAGCTTGGAATGCCTTAGATGCTCCTACAGATAAACTGTATACTTGGAATCCCAAGTCTACTTATATCAAGTCTCCTCCATTCTTTGATGGTCTG ACTTTGGCTCTTCAGACCCCAAAAACAATAGAAGACGCTTATGTCCTATTGAGTTTTGGGGATTCTGTGACAACTGACCACATATCTCCAGCTGGGAACATAGCAAGAAATAGTCCTGCAGCCCGTTATTTGACCAGCAGAGG CTTGACTCCTCGAGAGTTCAATTCTTATGGCTCCCGCAGAGGGAATGATGCTGTCATGGCCAGAGGGACATTTGCAAACATTCGCTTAGTCAACAAGTTTATTGATAAACAAGGACCTCAGACGATCCATTTCCCTTCTGGGGAAACT ctggaCGTGTTTGATGCTGCAGAAAGATACAAGCAGGCTGGTCATCCTCTGATTGTGCTGGCTGGGAAGGAATATGGTGCAGGAAGTTCCAGAGACTGGGCTGCTAAAGGACCATTCCTCTTG GGTGTCAAGGCTGTGCTTGCTGAAAGCTATGAGAGAATTCATCGAAGCAACCTAGTAGGAATGGGAGTGATTCCTCTGCAGTATTTACCTGGAGAGGATGCAGGAACTTTAGGACTCACTGGACGGGAGCGTTACACAATTATTATTCCTGAAAATCTAAAACCACAGATGAATGTCCAGATTAAG CTGGACACTGGGAAAACCTTTCATGCCATCATGAGATTTGACACTGATGTGGAGCTCACTTACTTCCACAACGGCGGCATTCTGAACTACATGATCCGGAAAATGGcatcctaa
- the ACO1 gene encoding cytoplasmic aconitate hydratase isoform X2, producing MSNPFVRIVEPLDPKQPLKKFFNLSKLEDVRYARLPFSIRVLLEAAIRNCDEFLVKKGDVENILNWKVMQHKNVEVPFKPARVILQDFTGVPAVVDFAAMRDAVKKLGGDPEKINPICPADLVIDHSIQVDFNRQPDSLQKNQDLEFERNKERFEFLKWGSQAFKNFRIIPPGSGIIHQVNLEYLARVVMDQDGYYYPDSVVGTDSHTTMIDGLGVLGWGVGGIEAEAVMLGQPISMVLPEVVGYKLVGNPQQLVTSTDIVLTITKHLRQVGVVGKFVEFFGPGVAQLSIADRATIANMCPEYGATAAYFPVDDISIGYLIQTGRDKEKVMYTKRYLEAVGMLRDFKNSSQDPDFTQVVELDLHTVVPCCSGPKRPQDKVAVSDMKKDFETCLGAKQGFKGFQIAPDRHNSIVKFNFEGQDFELTHGSVVIAAITSCTNTSNPSVMLGAGLLAKKAVEAGLTVKPYIKTSLSPGSGVVTYYLRESGVMPYLSQLGFDVVGYGCMTCIGNSGPLPESVVEAITQGDLVAVGVLSGNRNFEGRVHPNTRANYLASPPLVIAYAIAGTIRIDFEKEPLGINASGKKIFLKDIWPTRNEIQAVERQFVIPGMFKEVYEKIETVNKAWNALDAPTDKLYTWNPKSTYIKSPPFFDGLTLALQTPKTIEDAYVLLSFGDSVTTDHISPAGNIARNSPAARYLTSRGLTPREFNSYGSRRGNDAVMARGTFANIRLVNKFIDKQGPQTIHFPSGETLDVFDAAERYKQAGHPLIVLAGKEYGAGSSRDWAAKGPFLLGVKAVLAESYERIHRSNLVGMGVIPLQYLPGEDAGTLGLTGRERYTIIIPENLKPQMNVQIKLDTGKTFHAIMRFDTDVELTYFHNGGILNYMIRKMAS from the exons ATGAGCAACCCTTTTGTACGGATTGTGGAGCCACTGGACCCGAAACAGCctctgaagaaattctttaatcTGAGCAAATTGGAAGATGTGAGATATG CTCGCCTGCCATTTTCCATTCGAGTCCTCCTGGAAGCAGCTATCCGTAACTGTGATGAGTTCCTAGTAAAGAAGGGAGATGTTGAGAATATTCTCAACTGGAAAGTGATGCAACACAAGAATGTTGAAGTGCCATTTAAGCCTGCAAGAGTTATTCTGCAAGACTTCAC GGGGGTACCTGCTGTCGTTGACTTTGCTGCAATGCGTGATGCTGTGAAGAAACTTGGTGGGGACCCTGAAAAAATCAATCCTATATGTCCTGCTGATCTCGTGATCGATCACTCCATCCAGGTTGATTTTAACAGGca GCCAGACAGCTTGCAAAAAAATCAGGACCTGGAATTTGAAAGGAACAAAGAaagatttgaatttttaaag TGGGGCTCTCAAGCCTTTAAAAACTTCAGGATTATTCCACCAGGCTCTGGGATCATCCACCAAGTGAACCTGGAGTACTTGGCAAGAGTGGTGATGGATCAGGATGGCTACTACTATCCAGACAGTGTGGTGGGCACTGACTCACACACCACCATGATAGATGGCTTGGGAGTGCTTGGCTGGG GTGTGGGTGGCATTGAAGCAGAAGCAGTGATGTTGGGACAGCCGATCAGCATGGTGCTTCCTGAGGTGGTTGGCTATAAGCTGGTAGGAAACCCTCAGCAACTGGTAACATCCACTGACATTGTACTCACCATTACCAAG CATCTTCGCCAAGTCGGAGTGGTGGGTAaatttgtggagttttttggtCCTGGTGTTGCCCAGCTGTCCATTGCTGACCGAGCCACCATTGCCAATATGTGTCCAGAGTATGGAGCAACAGCTGCCTATTTCCCAGTGGATGATATTAGCATTGGGTACCTGATACAAACGG GCCGTGACAAAGAGAAGGTTATGTACACAAAAAGGTATCTTGAGGCTGTGGGAATGCTAAGAGATTTCAAGAACTCCTCTCAGGATCCAGACTTCACACAG GTTGTTGAATTGGATCTCCATACTGTTGTACCTTGCTGCAGTGGACCAAAAAGACCTCAGGACAAAGTTGCTGTGTCAGATATGAAGAAGGACTTTGAGACTTGTCTGGGAGCCAAG CAAGGATTCAAGGGATTTCAAATTGCCCCTGACCGACACAACAGCATagtcaaatttaattttgaggGCCAGGACTTCGAGCTTACTCATGGTTCAGTAGTGATTGCTGCCATTACAAGCTGTACAAACACCAGTAATCCCTCAGTCATGTTGGGTGCAG GATTGCTTGCTAAGAAGGCTGTTGAAGCTGGTTTGACAGTGAAGCCATACATTAAAACTAGCCTGTCCCCAGGAAGCGGGGTTGTCACTTACTATCTGAGGGAGAGTGGAGTTATGCCTTACCTTTCTCAACTAGG GTTTGATGTGGTGGGTTATGGCTGTATGACATGTATTGGCAATAGTGGACCCCTACCAGAGTCTGTTGTTGAGGCCATTACACAG GGAGACCTTGTGGCAGTGGGTGTGTTGTCTGGCAATAGGAATTTTGAAGGGCGTGTGCATCCCAACACCCGTGCTAATTACCTGGCTTCCCCGCCGCTGGTGATAGCCTATGCAATTGCAGGGACCATCCGGATCGACTTTGAGAAAGAGCCTTTAG GAATAAATGCTTCGGGGAAGAAGATTTTCCTGAAAGATATCTGGCCAACAAGAAATGAGATTCAGGCTGTTGAGCGTCAGTTTGTTATTCCTGGGATGTTCAAGGAGGTCTACGAGAAAATAGAG aCAGTAAACAAAGCTTGGAATGCCTTAGATGCTCCTACAGATAAACTGTATACTTGGAATCCCAAGTCTACTTATATCAAGTCTCCTCCATTCTTTGATGGTCTG ACTTTGGCTCTTCAGACCCCAAAAACAATAGAAGACGCTTATGTCCTATTGAGTTTTGGGGATTCTGTGACAACTGACCACATATCTCCAGCTGGGAACATAGCAAGAAATAGTCCTGCAGCCCGTTATTTGACCAGCAGAGG CTTGACTCCTCGAGAGTTCAATTCTTATGGCTCCCGCAGAGGGAATGATGCTGTCATGGCCAGAGGGACATTTGCAAACATTCGCTTAGTCAACAAGTTTATTGATAAACAAGGACCTCAGACGATCCATTTCCCTTCTGGGGAAACT ctggaCGTGTTTGATGCTGCAGAAAGATACAAGCAGGCTGGTCATCCTCTGATTGTGCTGGCTGGGAAGGAATATGGTGCAGGAAGTTCCAGAGACTGGGCTGCTAAAGGACCATTCCTCTTG GGTGTCAAGGCTGTGCTTGCTGAAAGCTATGAGAGAATTCATCGAAGCAACCTAGTAGGAATGGGAGTGATTCCTCTGCAGTATTTACCTGGAGAGGATGCAGGAACTTTAGGACTCACTGGACGGGAGCGTTACACAATTATTATTCCTGAAAATCTAAAACCACAGATGAATGTCCAGATTAAG CTGGACACTGGGAAAACCTTTCATGCCATCATGAGATTTGACACTGATGTGGAGCTCACTTACTTCCACAACGGCGGCATTCTGAACTACATGATCCGGAAAATGGcatcctaa